The Sporosarcina ureae genome includes a region encoding these proteins:
- the nadE gene encoding ammonia-dependent NAD(+) synthetase, whose protein sequence is MTLQQEIIQALRAKPEIDPQQEIRTSIDFMKAYLKKYTFLQGFTLGISGGQDSTLVGKLAQMAVDELNGEEGIERYRFYALRLPYGVQFDEDDCQDALRFISPSVVYSVDIKEAVDASERAMNKAGLHISDFDKGNEKARERMKVQYSVAAIHHSVVLGTDHAAEAITGFYTKFGDGSADLMPIYRLNKRQGKQLLEALDCPPHLYNKIPTADLEDNKPAIPDEIALGVTYDEIDDYLEGKEVSNEARKQIEGHYLKSAHKRHLPITVFDEFWK, encoded by the coding sequence TTGACATTGCAGCAAGAAATTATCCAAGCATTACGTGCGAAACCGGAAATTGATCCGCAGCAAGAGATCCGGACTTCCATTGACTTTATGAAAGCATATTTGAAAAAGTATACATTTTTGCAAGGATTCACTTTAGGCATATCCGGCGGTCAAGACTCTACTTTAGTCGGCAAGTTGGCGCAGATGGCAGTTGACGAGCTTAATGGGGAAGAAGGAATCGAAAGGTACCGTTTCTATGCTCTTCGTTTACCATACGGTGTGCAATTTGACGAAGACGATTGCCAGGATGCATTGCGCTTCATCAGTCCGTCGGTCGTTTATTCAGTTGATATTAAAGAAGCAGTGGATGCTAGTGAGCGGGCTATGAACAAGGCGGGTCTCCATATTTCTGATTTTGATAAAGGAAATGAAAAAGCGAGGGAACGTATGAAGGTACAATATTCTGTAGCGGCCATTCATCATTCTGTCGTTCTGGGTACAGATCACGCAGCTGAAGCAATTACTGGATTTTATACCAAGTTTGGTGATGGCTCAGCGGATCTTATGCCGATCTACCGATTGAATAAACGCCAAGGAAAACAATTATTAGAAGCGCTAGATTGCCCTCCACATTTATACAATAAAATCCCTACAGCCGACTTGGAAGACAATAAGCCTGCCATTCCAGATGAGATAGCATTAGGTGTAACGTATGATGAAATTGATGACTATCTTGAAGGAAAAGAAGTGTCGAATGAGGCACGAAAGCAAATAGAAGGGCATTATTTGAAATCAGCGCATAAACGTCATTTGCCTATTACGGTATTTGATGAGTTTTGGAAATGA
- a CDS encoding AAA family ATPase, with translation MHSQWIERVLNNIEKVIVGKRDIAELSMTALLAGGHVLLEDVPGVGKTMLVRALATSIGAKFKRIQFTPDLLPSDVSGVSIYNPQTMQFEFRPGPLIGNIVLADEINRTSPKTQAALLEGMEEASITVDGTTIQLPKPFFVMATQNPIEYEGTYPLPEAQLDRFIFKLKMGYPTKQQEMELLKRAELQTPIEQIDAILTVDELLELQRHVREVTVDETIVSYIVDCADATRQHESVSLGVSPRGSMALMRACQAYAFIKGRTFVLPDDVQYLASFAFSHRMILRPEAKYEGIDAEEIVSQILERQRVPVMRRSATL, from the coding sequence ATGCATTCACAATGGATCGAACGAGTATTGAATAATATTGAAAAAGTTATAGTTGGAAAACGTGATATAGCGGAGTTAAGCATGACGGCATTGTTAGCGGGTGGTCACGTATTACTTGAAGATGTACCAGGCGTTGGTAAAACGATGCTAGTGAGAGCGCTTGCAACTTCAATTGGCGCGAAGTTTAAGCGGATCCAATTCACACCAGACTTATTACCTTCCGATGTGTCGGGCGTGTCCATCTATAATCCGCAAACGATGCAATTTGAATTTCGTCCAGGCCCTTTGATTGGTAATATCGTTTTGGCTGATGAAATCAATAGAACATCACCTAAAACACAGGCTGCATTATTGGAAGGGATGGAAGAGGCATCGATTACGGTAGATGGAACAACTATTCAATTGCCGAAACCGTTTTTCGTAATGGCGACACAAAATCCTATTGAATATGAAGGGACCTACCCCCTACCAGAAGCGCAGCTTGATCGTTTTATTTTCAAGTTGAAAATGGGTTACCCGACAAAGCAGCAAGAGATGGAATTATTGAAAAGAGCGGAACTACAAACACCGATTGAGCAAATCGATGCGATTCTAACAGTGGATGAATTATTGGAGTTACAGCGTCATGTGCGAGAGGTTACAGTAGATGAAACAATCGTTTCTTATATTGTGGATTGTGCGGATGCAACCCGCCAGCATGAATCTGTTTCTTTAGGCGTAAGTCCACGAGGTTCGATGGCATTAATGAGGGCTTGTCAAGCTTACGCATTCATAAAAGGGCGCACATTTGTCTTGCCGGACGATGTACAATATTTAGCGTCGTTTGCATTTTCGCATCGGATGATCTTACGTCCTGAAGCGAAATACGAAGGAATTGATGCTGAGGAAATAGTTAGTCAAATCCTCGAGCGTCAGCGGGTTCCCGTAATGCGCAGGTCTGCTACCTTATGA
- a CDS encoding FadR/GntR family transcriptional regulator, protein MKYKQIKPKKIYEEVADALLEMIRSGELRPGDKLESVQQLAESFSVGRSAIREALTSLRAVGLIEMKQGEGTFVKEFSSEDLAFPLQSAILMSQQDVDHLLGVRKVLEVGAATNAALNRSNEDLEKMEAALRNMKEHAGDILLGEKTDLDFHFAIAEATGNALLVTLMNHVAGLIGESMRETRRICLFTDAATVDRLHEEHEAIYLAIKEQQPEEAAIHMQGHLVNVENVLSNYLKTNTK, encoded by the coding sequence GTGAAATACAAGCAAATTAAGCCCAAAAAAATATATGAAGAAGTAGCGGATGCTTTACTGGAAATGATTCGTAGTGGAGAGCTTAGGCCTGGAGATAAACTGGAATCCGTACAGCAACTTGCGGAAAGTTTTAGTGTTGGTAGATCAGCCATTCGGGAAGCGCTGACCTCATTGCGTGCGGTGGGACTCATTGAAATGAAACAAGGTGAAGGAACATTCGTCAAAGAATTTTCATCTGAAGATTTGGCGTTTCCATTACAAAGCGCTATTTTAATGAGTCAGCAAGACGTTGATCATTTGCTTGGTGTGCGAAAAGTGCTTGAAGTAGGAGCGGCTACCAACGCAGCATTAAATCGTTCAAACGAAGATTTAGAAAAAATGGAAGCAGCCTTGCGTAATATGAAAGAGCATGCAGGTGATATTCTCCTTGGAGAAAAGACGGATCTTGACTTTCACTTTGCGATTGCAGAAGCGACGGGTAACGCATTACTTGTTACATTGATGAATCATGTGGCGGGCCTAATAGGAGAATCCATGAGGGAAACGCGAAGAATTTGTTTGTTTACGGATGCTGCGACAGTTGATCGATTACACGAAGAACATGAAGCGATTTATCTAGCTATCAAAGAACAACAACCAGAAGAGGCTGCGATTCATATGCAAGGTCATTTGGTCAATGTTGAAAATGTATTGTCCAATTACTTAAAAACAAATACAAAGTAA
- a CDS encoding (Fe-S)-binding protein: MKVSLFITCLVDMFYADAGKDMVKILERQGCELSFPKGQVCCGQPAYNSGYVENSKSAMKNMIKVFETAEYVVTPSGSCATMFKLYPEVFKDDPDWLPRAQELADKTYEFTQFLVNVLQVENVGAKLIGKATYHPSCHMTRLLGVSEEPRKLLNQVEGLEMIPLPNAHNCCGFGGTFSVKMGDISEQMVDEKVNSAMATEADYLIGADCGCLMNIGGRAERIGKPIRVMHIAQVLNSHE, translated from the coding sequence ATGAAAGTAAGCTTATTTATCACATGTTTGGTAGACATGTTCTACGCGGATGCCGGTAAAGACATGGTGAAAATTTTAGAAAGACAGGGCTGTGAACTATCGTTTCCAAAAGGACAGGTGTGCTGCGGACAGCCTGCTTATAATAGTGGTTATGTAGAAAATTCAAAATCAGCGATGAAGAATATGATAAAGGTTTTTGAAACAGCGGAGTATGTTGTCACACCGTCAGGATCTTGTGCCACTATGTTTAAATTGTATCCGGAAGTATTCAAAGATGATCCCGATTGGTTACCTAGAGCACAAGAGCTGGCAGATAAAACATATGAGTTCACTCAGTTTCTTGTGAATGTATTGCAAGTGGAAAACGTAGGAGCGAAATTGATAGGAAAAGCGACGTATCATCCCTCTTGCCACATGACGAGATTACTAGGCGTTAGCGAAGAACCGAGAAAATTATTGAATCAAGTGGAAGGACTCGAAATGATCCCTTTGCCCAATGCGCATAATTGCTGCGGATTTGGCGGAACATTCTCCGTTAAGATGGGAGATATCTCTGAACAGATGGTAGATGAGAAGGTCAATAGTGCCATGGCGACAGAGGCAGATTATTTAATTGGAGCGGACTGTGGTTGCCTCATGAATATAGGCGGACGTGCAGAACGTATAGGCAAGCCTATACGAGTTATGCATATCGCACAAGTATTGAATAGTCATGAGTAA
- a CDS encoding nicotinate phosphoribosyltransferase yields the protein MTSSYKDDSLALHTDLYQINMAESYWADGIHERKAVFEVYFRKIPFGNGYAIFAGLEHVLKYLEEFSFTESDLAYLREELGFADDFLDYLKGIRFTGDVYSMKEGELVFANEPIIRIEANLIEAQLIETALLNIVNYQTLICTKASRIKQVVKDDIVMEFGSRRAHEMDAAVWGARAAVIGGVESTSNVRAGKRFGLTVSGTHAHSFVQAYKDEYTAFKVYAQRHKDCVFLVDTYNTLKIGVPTAIKVAKELGDSINFIGVRLDSGDIAFLSKETRRMLDEAGFPDAKIVVSNDLDEYTILNLKAQGAQVDIWGIGTKLITAYDQPALGAVYKIVSIEDDHGEMQDTIKISANVEKVTTPGRKKLYRIIDLENGKAEGDYITMYDEDPTKEERLKMFHPVHTFISKFVTNFEAVNLHEHVIQNGTVIYKNPPVYEIREFAQRNLSLLWEEYQRSLNPEEYPVDLSQKCWDNKRRNIEEVHEMVENYTKQ from the coding sequence ATGACTTCATCATACAAAGACGACAGCTTAGCGTTACACACAGACCTCTATCAAATTAACATGGCCGAATCGTATTGGGCGGACGGCATTCATGAACGGAAAGCCGTATTTGAAGTGTATTTCAGAAAAATTCCATTCGGTAACGGGTATGCGATATTTGCTGGCCTTGAACATGTACTGAAGTATCTTGAGGAATTTTCATTCACAGAAAGTGATCTAGCTTATTTACGAGAAGAGCTCGGGTTTGCTGATGATTTCCTCGATTATTTAAAAGGCATCCGTTTCACTGGCGACGTTTACTCCATGAAAGAAGGAGAGCTCGTTTTCGCGAATGAACCGATCATTCGGATTGAAGCGAACTTGATTGAAGCGCAATTGATCGAAACAGCATTGTTGAATATCGTGAACTACCAGACATTGATCTGTACAAAAGCTAGCCGTATTAAGCAAGTAGTGAAAGATGACATTGTGATGGAGTTTGGAAGCCGACGCGCGCATGAAATGGATGCCGCAGTTTGGGGCGCGCGTGCAGCAGTTATTGGTGGCGTAGAGTCCACGAGCAATGTACGTGCAGGGAAACGTTTCGGACTAACTGTTTCTGGAACGCATGCACATTCGTTTGTCCAAGCGTATAAAGATGAGTACACTGCGTTCAAAGTTTACGCACAACGTCATAAAGACTGCGTATTCTTAGTGGATACGTACAATACATTAAAGATTGGTGTTCCGACAGCCATTAAAGTAGCAAAAGAGCTTGGTGACAGCATTAATTTTATCGGTGTACGACTGGACAGCGGAGATATTGCATTCTTATCGAAAGAAACTCGCCGGATGTTAGACGAGGCAGGATTCCCGGATGCGAAAATTGTTGTATCCAATGACTTGGACGAGTATACGATTTTGAACTTGAAAGCCCAAGGAGCCCAAGTGGACATTTGGGGTATCGGAACAAAGCTGATTACGGCATATGATCAACCAGCGCTAGGTGCGGTCTATAAAATTGTCTCTATTGAAGACGATCACGGGGAAATGCAAGATACGATTAAAATCTCAGCTAACGTAGAGAAAGTCACGACACCTGGCCGTAAAAAATTATATCGAATTATTGACCTTGAAAATGGTAAAGCGGAAGGCGATTATATTACGATGTATGATGAGGATCCGACAAAGGAGGAGCGTCTCAAAATGTTCCACCCCGTGCATACATTTATCTCGAAATTTGTGACGAATTTTGAAGCGGTGAACTTACACGAGCATGTGATTCAGAATGGGACCGTTATTTATAAAAACCCGCCAGTGTATGAAATTCGCGAATTTGCACAAAGAAATCTTTCTCTACTATGGGAGGAATATCAGCGTTCGTTGAATCCTGAAGAATATCCTGTCGATCTTAGTCAGAAGTGTTGGGACAATAAGAGACGTAATATAGAAGAAGTGCATGAAATGGTCGAGAACTATACCAAACAATGA
- a CDS encoding LutB/LldF family L-lactate oxidation iron-sulfur protein, which produces MAMKFSKKNFTDRTQDNISDDFMRQAVAGAQERLHGRRLDAAEELGSWEEWRSHGEEIRQHVLENLDYYLHQLSENVAQRGGHVFFAKTAEEASEYVRNVVNKKDGKKVVKSKSMVTEEINLNSVLEEAGCEVIETDLGEYILQVDDHDPPSHIVAPALHKNREQIREVFAEKLDYHHTSKPEELALHAREKLRQEFLDADIGITGCNFAIAETGSISLVTNEGNARLVSALPKTQITVMGMERVVPSFEEFEVLVSLLTRSAVGQKLTSYVTALTGPRDEGDVDGPEEFHLVIVDNGRSEILGTEFQSVLQCIRCAACVNVCPVYRHIGGHSYGSIYSGPIGAVLSPLLGGYDDFKELPFASTLCGACTDACPVKIPLHELLHTHRRIIVEEEGRSPISERLAMKAFGIGASSNPLYSMGSKVASTAMKPLTKNDRISKGPGPLKGWTDLREFPAVGNTRFRDWFYDQKGGE; this is translated from the coding sequence ATGGCGATGAAGTTCAGTAAGAAAAACTTTACAGATCGAACACAGGATAATATTTCAGATGATTTTATGAGACAGGCAGTGGCGGGCGCTCAAGAACGTTTGCACGGGAGAAGATTAGACGCCGCAGAAGAGTTAGGCAGTTGGGAGGAATGGCGTTCACATGGGGAGGAAATTCGTCAACATGTTCTTGAAAACTTAGATTACTATTTACATCAGCTAAGTGAAAATGTTGCACAACGCGGTGGTCATGTATTTTTCGCAAAGACTGCTGAAGAAGCCAGTGAGTATGTTCGGAATGTCGTCAACAAAAAAGACGGTAAAAAAGTCGTGAAGTCGAAATCTATGGTAACAGAAGAGATTAATTTGAATAGCGTTCTAGAAGAAGCCGGATGCGAAGTGATAGAGACAGATTTAGGGGAGTATATCCTTCAAGTAGATGATCATGATCCACCCTCTCATATAGTAGCACCGGCGCTTCATAAAAACAGAGAACAAATTCGTGAAGTGTTTGCGGAGAAACTGGATTACCATCATACCTCTAAACCCGAAGAATTAGCTTTGCATGCACGCGAAAAACTGCGTCAAGAATTTTTGGATGCAGACATAGGTATCACAGGTTGCAACTTTGCAATAGCTGAAACTGGCTCTATTAGTCTCGTGACGAATGAAGGGAATGCACGACTAGTCTCCGCGTTGCCGAAAACTCAAATTACAGTAATGGGGATGGAGCGGGTCGTACCTTCCTTTGAAGAATTCGAAGTGCTGGTCAGTTTATTGACACGAAGTGCAGTAGGTCAAAAATTGACGAGTTATGTCACAGCGTTAACTGGCCCTAGAGATGAAGGGGATGTAGATGGCCCAGAAGAATTTCATTTAGTCATCGTCGACAATGGTCGTTCAGAAATATTAGGAACAGAATTTCAGTCTGTGCTGCAATGTATCCGATGTGCTGCCTGTGTCAACGTATGCCCTGTTTATCGTCATATTGGCGGGCACTCATACGGTTCCATTTATTCGGGTCCGATTGGTGCTGTGCTATCACCGTTGCTTGGAGGTTACGACGATTTCAAGGAGTTGCCTTTTGCTTCAACACTATGCGGAGCGTGCACGGATGCTTGTCCGGTGAAAATCCCTCTTCATGAACTACTTCATACACATCGACGCATCATAGTGGAAGAGGAAGGTCGATCACCTATTTCCGAAAGACTAGCAATGAAAGCATTCGGAATCGGTGCTTCTTCTAATCCGTTGTACTCTATGGGCTCAAAAGTAGCCTCTACCGCCATGAAACCGTTGACGAAAAATGACCGAATTTCAAAAGGTCCAGGTCCACTGAAAGGTTGGACAGATTTACGGGAGTTCCCAGCTGTCGGAAATACACGTTTTCGCGATTGGTTCTATGATCAGAAAGGAGGCGAATAA
- a CDS encoding DUF58 domain-containing protein — protein MKGLQSFGRFASVVTIGTAAYVFAKFQGGFVSWFIFYTLIPFVTYSVLLYLYPLRDLTVTRYIEDRHVSRNGQVSIRVVLKRNFPFPLLYVVLLDKRVHAKHEKIERKIMLLGFRRTYEHIYLLKNVQRGEYTLPTVEVEVVDFFNWIRKRRVFVVQNHFLVYPSVTDLVYESASYGTSEGQQHSAYMLAKDATTPSSIREYAPGDRISWIHWKSFARTSKLMTKEFDEQRSEQHTLLLDCGISETFEDAVEFAASIVVSARQSHAKLTLITASDQPQVFPSIQSADQTRQALVHLAKIQPEDTQKVRLPIEKELAGDALLLITGNLRMEFVRSVLACTHNVSALVCFVLITDETNIKSLEPIVNQVKSLGITVKMIYPSDRSSALMKAVNS, from the coding sequence ATGAAGGGATTGCAGTCATTTGGGCGATTCGCGAGTGTCGTAACCATTGGTACAGCTGCTTACGTTTTCGCAAAATTTCAAGGGGGCTTCGTTAGCTGGTTCATTTTCTATACGCTCATTCCATTTGTAACATATTCGGTGCTTCTTTACCTGTACCCATTACGTGATCTAACCGTTACGCGGTATATTGAAGATCGACATGTATCAAGGAATGGACAGGTATCCATTCGGGTGGTGTTAAAAAGGAACTTCCCTTTCCCTCTACTGTATGTAGTATTACTGGATAAGCGAGTACATGCTAAGCACGAAAAGATTGAACGAAAAATTATGCTCTTAGGATTTCGGAGAACATATGAGCACATCTACTTACTGAAAAACGTTCAGCGTGGCGAATACACATTACCGACAGTAGAAGTGGAAGTGGTAGATTTTTTTAATTGGATTCGTAAAAGAAGAGTTTTTGTTGTGCAGAATCATTTTCTAGTCTATCCGAGCGTAACAGACTTGGTATACGAATCAGCATCTTATGGGACGAGCGAAGGGCAGCAACACTCTGCTTACATGCTAGCGAAAGATGCAACCACCCCGTCCAGTATCAGAGAATATGCGCCAGGGGATCGGATCTCGTGGATTCATTGGAAATCATTTGCACGTACTTCGAAATTAATGACAAAGGAATTTGATGAACAGCGTTCGGAACAACATACGTTGTTGCTGGATTGCGGGATATCCGAAACATTTGAAGATGCAGTAGAGTTTGCAGCGTCAATTGTTGTATCTGCCAGGCAGAGTCATGCCAAGTTGACCCTGATTACAGCGAGTGACCAGCCACAAGTGTTTCCGTCTATACAATCCGCGGATCAGACTAGACAAGCATTAGTGCATCTTGCGAAAATTCAACCTGAAGATACACAAAAGGTGAGATTGCCGATAGAGAAAGAATTGGCTGGAGATGCTTTGTTGCTTATTACAGGAAACCTTCGCATGGAATTCGTCCGTAGTGTGTTGGCATGTACTCATAATGTATCCGCACTGGTTTGCTTTGTGCTAATAACAGATGAAACGAACATAAAATCTCTAGAACCTATTGTTAATCAAGTGAAATCGCTTGGTATTACAGTGAAAATGATATATCCGTCTGATCGTTCATCAGCGTTGATGAAGGCGGTGAATTCATGA
- a CDS encoding transglutaminase domain-containing protein, which yields MKRPILDWKVLLFLYALSTVLLWEWFIPIMDLTDFGHPSLFILYLVLFFALALLRLPWWISGAMQILYIVWAIHYMYFDQLWISMAVIGYILQEVQQNVLLLFKGDLGELSNLFRTLLLFTLVWMIAYLLRHWIEVRRSMMMFFGFTILFVALLDTFTPYDATSSIVRIMIVGLLIVGCLTLIKLSGDERLSLRPKRLLLLSLPVVLIVMSVGLLARNAPVYPPAWPDPVPFLLSLSGAGDNVSDNGQARAGYDPDDTQLGGAFVQDNQLVFEASVDERQYWRIETKDTYTSKGWVQDHESNKELLDTGENFWEPSIEGEVSHVTLDFVEPLPFLATPYGTTKISSPEGLNLMHELTANRLYLLMGLQEKIKQYEIEFVEPTYILSDLQKTEMVNYETVPEDLNSYVQLPEELPERVKELALSITENEAAVYDKVKAVEQYFKKNGFVYETQNVPVPDEEQDYVDQFLFDTKKGYCDNFSTSMAVMLRTVDIPTRWVKGFAPGEMAFKASGKSVYRVTNDEAHSWVEAYIPEIGWMPFEPTLGFTHPTEIEFDNTNESPEEKEIEKTVKPEVEKKKELPKKTKGSSVFDAFKQRFAWLFSQWWIYASLFVLIIGASLIVYSKRNNWLPKWRIKQLRKLPNGRAKFEQQFTQLLQQLARTGMPKDTAMTLSNYARLVDERYGGDRMTFLTHAYEIGIYGNDWETQEWDKLNEVWEDLIISTTC from the coding sequence ATGAAGAGACCCATATTGGATTGGAAAGTCCTGTTGTTTTTATATGCGCTCAGTACTGTCTTGTTGTGGGAGTGGTTTATCCCGATTATGGATTTGACGGATTTTGGCCATCCCTCTTTATTCATCCTCTATCTAGTACTCTTTTTTGCATTGGCTTTATTGCGACTGCCATGGTGGATCAGTGGGGCGATGCAGATTCTATATATAGTATGGGCTATCCACTATATGTATTTTGATCAACTATGGATCTCTATGGCTGTGATAGGCTATATTTTGCAAGAAGTCCAACAAAATGTCCTGTTGCTATTCAAAGGTGATCTCGGTGAATTATCGAACTTATTCCGTACGTTATTGTTGTTTACGCTTGTTTGGATGATCGCCTATTTACTTCGCCACTGGATTGAAGTGCGACGTAGTATGATGATGTTCTTTGGTTTTACAATACTATTTGTAGCGCTCTTGGATACGTTCACGCCTTATGATGCTACTTCGTCTATAGTAAGAATTATGATAGTAGGCTTATTAATTGTAGGTTGCCTAACATTAATTAAATTATCGGGCGATGAAAGATTGTCACTTCGTCCAAAGAGATTACTTTTGCTTTCATTGCCAGTGGTATTGATTGTGATGTCTGTCGGATTGCTAGCAAGAAATGCACCGGTATACCCCCCTGCGTGGCCAGATCCTGTGCCGTTCCTACTATCGTTGAGCGGAGCGGGAGATAACGTATCTGACAACGGACAAGCCAGAGCGGGTTATGACCCTGATGATACGCAACTAGGTGGAGCTTTCGTACAAGACAATCAATTGGTGTTCGAAGCATCCGTTGACGAACGGCAATATTGGCGTATCGAAACGAAAGATACATATACTTCAAAGGGTTGGGTGCAGGATCATGAATCAAACAAAGAGTTGCTGGATACAGGTGAAAATTTCTGGGAGCCCTCGATCGAAGGGGAAGTCTCGCATGTTACATTGGATTTTGTTGAACCATTACCATTCCTTGCTACTCCCTATGGCACGACAAAGATATCCTCACCTGAAGGTTTGAACCTCATGCACGAGTTGACAGCAAACCGACTATACTTGTTGATGGGTCTACAAGAAAAGATTAAACAGTATGAAATAGAGTTTGTTGAACCTACATACATCCTGTCAGATTTGCAGAAAACAGAGATGGTGAACTATGAGACGGTTCCAGAAGATTTAAATAGCTATGTGCAACTACCGGAAGAATTACCAGAACGCGTGAAAGAACTGGCTTTATCGATTACAGAAAATGAAGCGGCCGTCTATGACAAAGTGAAAGCTGTAGAGCAATACTTCAAAAAGAACGGTTTTGTATATGAAACGCAAAATGTTCCGGTGCCTGATGAAGAACAAGATTATGTGGATCAATTTCTATTCGACACGAAAAAAGGTTATTGCGATAACTTCTCTACTTCTATGGCAGTCATGCTCAGGACTGTAGATATACCGACGCGTTGGGTGAAAGGATTTGCGCCAGGGGAAATGGCATTTAAAGCATCTGGAAAAAGTGTCTATCGCGTGACGAATGATGAGGCTCATTCGTGGGTAGAGGCATATATTCCTGAAATTGGATGGATGCCTTTTGAGCCGACACTAGGTTTTACACATCCGACAGAGATTGAGTTTGACAATACGAATGAAAGTCCTGAAGAAAAGGAAATTGAAAAAACTGTGAAACCGGAAGTGGAAAAAAAGAAAGAACTTCCTAAGAAAACAAAGGGTTCGTCTGTGTTCGACGCATTCAAACAAAGATTTGCATGGTTGTTCAGTCAATGGTGGATTTATGCATCATTATTTGTGTTAATTATAGGAGCGAGTTTGATTGTCTATAGTAAAAGAAACAATTGGCTGCCGAAATGGCGTATAAAACAACTCAGGAAACTGCCAAACGGTCGCGCGAAATTCGAACAGCAATTCACACAGTTATTACAACAATTAGCTCGGACCGGAATGCCAAAAGATACCGCGATGACGCTTTCCAACTATGCTAGACTCGTAGATGAGCGGTACGGTGGAGATCGTATGACTTTCTTAACCCATGCGTATGAAATAGGAATATACGGGAATGACTGGGAGACGCAAGAATGGGATAAGTTGAATGAAGTATGGGAAGATTTAATTATTAGTACAACATGTTGA
- a CDS encoding LutC/YkgG family protein, whose translation MAGSIQNRGPFLETIATQLGREPKKEVEKPIWKHQPQRTVLADASIDELLEVLRVQCEQIHTDIVDTTKESLPVALDKVVKAYGGGPLSLWRDERFEECGLSDLLETKWPSEQIEVHSWDPFIGEKNIERAEQANIGITFSDMTLAESGTVVLFSSADKGRSVSLLPTHYIALIPKSTLVPRITQASDMIREKLNNGEQVPSCINFITGPSNSADIEMNLVIGVHGPVKATYIVIEDC comes from the coding sequence ATGGCAGGATCCATTCAAAACCGTGGTCCATTTCTAGAGACCATCGCGACACAACTAGGTCGCGAACCTAAAAAGGAAGTAGAAAAGCCGATATGGAAACATCAACCTCAACGAACAGTGTTAGCTGATGCTTCGATAGATGAATTACTCGAAGTGTTGCGTGTGCAATGTGAGCAAATTCATACGGATATTGTGGACACGACAAAAGAATCGTTGCCGGTCGCGCTGGATAAAGTCGTAAAAGCTTACGGTGGCGGACCGCTATCTCTGTGGAGAGACGAACGTTTTGAGGAATGTGGATTATCGGACCTATTAGAGACGAAGTGGCCGTCAGAACAAATTGAAGTCCATAGTTGGGATCCTTTCATTGGAGAGAAGAATATCGAACGGGCTGAACAAGCAAACATCGGTATCACCTTTAGCGACATGACTCTCGCTGAGTCCGGCACCGTCGTACTTTTCAGTAGTGCGGACAAAGGTCGTTCCGTCAGCTTGCTCCCGACGCATTATATTGCCTTAATCCCTAAAAGCACGCTAGTCCCGAGAATTACCCAAGCGTCAGATATGATTCGAGAAAAACTAAACAATGGCGAGCAAGTCCCGTCCTGCATCAATTTTATCACTGGTCCCAGTAACTCCGCTGACATCGAAATGAACCTAGTCATTGGTGTACACGGCCCGGTCAAAGCGACGTATATAGTGATAGAAGATTGTTGA